From Methanofollis sp., a single genomic window includes:
- a CDS encoding DNA-deoxyinosine glycosylase, whose protein sequence is MTGLLPAAGRDPRVLILGSFPSVASLQAGEYYANPRNAFWQVMEGVFGVPADLPYEERLGLLAEKGVALWDVLAGCTREGSSDASIRDARANDIPGFLRDHPTVRTVALNGRAAEHWLRRVHPGVWEIPGVRVLPLPSTSPANARLSVEEKVALWRAAAGKP, encoded by the coding sequence ATGACCGGCCTTCTCCCTGCCGCGGGACGCGACCCCCGCGTCCTGATCCTGGGGAGTTTCCCGAGCGTCGCCTCCCTGCAGGCCGGCGAGTACTATGCGAACCCGCGCAACGCCTTCTGGCAGGTGATGGAGGGGGTCTTCGGCGTGCCGGCAGACCTCCCCTATGAGGAACGCCTCGGGTTGCTTGCGGAGAAGGGCGTCGCCCTCTGGGACGTCCTTGCCGGGTGCACGCGGGAGGGGAGCAGCGACGCCTCCATCAGGGACGCGAGGGCCAACGACATCCCGGGCTTTCTCCGCGACCACCCGACGGTGAGGACGGTCGCCCTCAATGGCAGGGCGGCCGAGCACTGGCTCAGGCGCGTCCACCCCGGCGTGTGGGAGATACCCGGGGTCAGAGTCCTCCCCCTCCCCTCGACGAGTCCGGCGAACGCCCGCCTCTCTGTGGAGGAGAAGGTCGCCCTCTGGCGGGCGGCCGCCGGCAAACCCTGA